ATCGCCGCGGCGTACGCGGCCGCCCTCCCCGAAACTCGCGCGGAGGCATCGCTCGACCTCGGCACGATCGCGCAGTTCGTGGCCGATCTCCCCGACGGCGACGGACCGATCGTGGACGCGGGGTGCGGGACCGGGCGCCTGCTCACCCACCTCGCGGCGCTCGGGGTGTCGCCCCTGACGGGTGTGGACCTCTCCCCCGCCATGGTGGCGCACGCCCGGACGGCGCACCCCGAAGTACCGATCGAGGTCGCCGAGCTGACGGCCCTGCCGTTTCCGGATGCCACGGTGCGCGGCATCCTGTGTTGGTACGCCATCATCCACAGCGACGCCGACGACGTCGCGGCGATCTGCCGCGAAGCGCGACGCGTGCTCCGTCCCGGCGGGGTGATCCTCCTGGGATTCCAGGCGGGGAGCGGGAATCGACGAATCGAGCGCGCGTACGGACACGACATCGCCATGAACGCCGTGCTGCACGAACCGGCGGCTATCGCCCGCACGTTGGAAGCGGAAGCGTTCGATGTCACCGCGATCGCGGAACGCGCCGCCCGAGGCCGGGAGAGGCACGCGCAGGGCTTCGTCCTGGCACGCCGCCGCTGACCGCGACGATCAGACCGGGAGCGGGTCGACCAGGCCCGTACGCAACTCGACCGGCAGGTGCGCCAGGTCGTTGTGCGACAGCAGCGTCCAGGGACGGCCCTTCTTCTGCGCGATGACCGTCAGGCCGCAGTACGCCTGGTTGATGGTCATCCAGCGCCAGTCGGGTGCCTGCAGCACCTCGCGGACGAACCACGAGATCACGAAGTTGTGCGTGATGAGCAGCTCGTGCACCTCCCCCGTCTTACGGGCGAGGAATTCCGCCGTGGCATCCGCCATCTGCGCTCGGCCGGCATCGATCTCGGCCTCCGTGACCGAACCGAAGAACGGCTCGTAGGCGGCCGGGGTCTCGGGCGTCATTCCCGTGGGCACGCAGTCGAACAGCAGGGCGGACGGCTCCGGGGAGACGGACGGCAGACGCTCGGCGACGGCGTTCGCGGTCTGCGCCGCACGTTCCAGGGGCGAGTGCCAGACGGCATCCAGCGGGAGTCCGGAAAGGCGGTCGGCGATCAGGGCCGCTTGACGCTGACCTCGGGGGGAGAGGGGGCCGTCGGCGAGGCCGTGCTCGGCATCCTGATGCTCGCCGTGGCGCACCAGGTAGATGTAGTGCGTCACGTCAGCTCACCTCGTCGTCAGTCCTACGGCCCCCCGCCGCACACTCTCCACCCTACGTCACACCCCCGCGAGGGAGCCGCGTCACTCGGCGGCGCGGGCGATGTCGGACAGCTGCGCGCGGCTGAGCCGCACGCCCACCGCGCGCATGCACTCGACGACGTGGCGCGGCGCGAAGGCGTTCACGATCGGAGCCGCCACGATCTTCTGCGCGAGGAGCCAAGCGACGGCCACGGCGGCATCCGGAATCCCCAGCTCGGTGCCCACGGCATCCAGAGCCCGGAGGACCTTCGATCCCCGCCGGTTGAGGTGCATCGCCAGCTGGGAACCGCGGACAGACCGGGACTGCTGATCGCGCGTGCGCGTCTCGCCCGCGAGGAATCCGTGCGCGAGAGGGTGCGAGGGCGTGACAGCGATCCCCTGTGCCGCGGCGATGAGGCGCAGGTCGCCGTCGAACTCGTCGCGACGCAGCACGTTGTAGGGCACGTCGAGGACGGTGATGCGCGGGTATCCCGCGGAAGAGAGGATCCGCGCCTCGACCAGCTGCGCAGCGGTGTAACCGTGCGCGCCGATCGCGCGGACCTTGCCCGATTCGACGAGCCACTCACTCGTGGCGAGGGTGTCTTCCAGGATCGCCGCATCTCCGCGGGCCGCGTCGAGCGAGAGGACGTCGATCCGATCGGTGCCGAGCCTCTGCAGCGACGCCTCCACGGCGCGCACGAGGTTGACCGAGTCGAGGCCGGGATTGTCGGGGTGACGCCCCACGCGGACGGTCAGCACGACATCGTCGCGGACGCGACGCGTCCGCATCCACTCGCCGATGATGAACTCGCTGCGGCCGGCGGCGTAGCTGTCGGCGGTGTGCAGGGCGTTTCCGCCGAGCTCGGCGTACGCATCGAGGATGTCGTGACTGGATTTCGCGTCGACGTTCCAGCCGAACTCGCCGCCGCCCAGGAAGAGGGGGAAGACGTCGAAGCCGGTCTCGCCCAGCGGAACCCGCACGTGCGAGCCGAGACCCGGTCCCTGCAGGGTCACGGGGGCGGAGGGGTGGGGCGGCCGGTCGCGCCGAAGGCGCGCGGAGGGGACGTTCTCTACGCCCGAGCCGCTCATGATGGGATCCCCCTCGTTGCGTCGGGGGATCGCCTGGTGAGACCGACGTCCACGCCCCCCGACGCGTACTTCGAGGGTAAAGCCTCGCCCGGAACCGACCGCTGATTCCCCCGCCGCGCCGATAAACATTGCATAACGCTTCCCCGCCGAACGCGCGGATGCCCGCCCCGCACGAAGCGGGACGGGCATCCGTCGGACGAGAGGATCAGCCTTCGGCGGGAGCCTCGGGGCCCTCGCTCGCAGCGGCCGAGCTCTGCGTGTCCGCAGCTTCGGGCGTCGCGGCGTCCTCGTCGAGCACGGGCTCGAGCGACAGCTTGCCGCGGTCGTCGATCTTCGTGATGCGCACGAGGATCTTGCGACCGACCGAGAGCACGTCTTCGACGTTCTCGACGCGCTTGCCACCGGCGAGCTTGCGGACCTCGCTGACGTGCAGCAGGCCGTCCTTGCCGGGGAGCAGCGAGACGAACGCGCCGAACGTGGCGATCTTGACGACGGTTCCGAGGAACTGCTCGCCCACCTCGGGGTTGGTCGGGTTGGCGATCGCGTTCACCTGGGCGCGGGCCGCCTCGGCCGAGGGGCCGTCGGTCGCGCCGATGTACACGGTGCCGTCGTCCTCGATCGAGATCTGGGCGCCGGTCTCGTCCTGGATGGAGTTGATCGTCTTGCCCTTGGGGCCGATGAGCTCGCCGATCTTGTCGACCGGGATCTGCACGCTGATGACGCGGGGCGCGGTGGGCGCCATCTCGTCGGGAGCGTCGATCGCGGCGTTCAGGACGTTGAGGATCGTGAGACGAGCCTCCTTGGCCTGGGTCAGGGCGGCGGCCAGCACCGACGACGGGATGCCGTCGAGCTTGGTGTCGAGCTGGATCGCGGTGATGAACTCCGCGGTGCCGGCGACCTTGAAGTCCATGTCGCCGAGGGCGTCTTCGGCGCCGAGGATGTCGGTCAGCGCGGCGTAGCGCGTCTGGCCGTCGACCTCGTCGGTGACCAGACCCATGGCGATACCGGCGACGGGGGCGCGAAGGGGCACACCCGCGTTCAGCAGCGACAGGGTCGAGGCGCAGACCGAGCCCATCGACGTCGAGCCGTTGGAGCCGAGGGCCTCGGACACCTGACGGATCGCGTAGGGGAACTCTTCGCGGCTGGGGAGCACCGGAACGAGCGCGCGCTCGGCGAGGAAGCCGTGGCCGATCTCGCGACGCTTCGGGCTGCCCACGCGGCCGGTCTCACCGGTCGAGTAGGGCGGGAAGTTGTAGTGGTGCAGGTAACGCTTGCTCGTGATGGGCGAGAGCGAGTCGATCTGCTGCTCCATCTTGAGCATGTTCAGCGTGGTGACGCCCAGGATCTGGGTCTCGCCGCGCTGGAAGATCGCCGAACCGTGGACGCGCGGGATGACCTGGACCTCGGCGTCGAGCGGACGGATGTCGGCCAGGCCACGGCCGTCCATGCGGACACCCTCGGCGAGGATGCGGCCGCGGACGATCGTCTTGGTGACCGACTTGTACGCGGCGTTGAACTCCAGCGTCGCGACAGCGGGCAGCTCGCCCGACTCGACGGCGGCGAGCAGCTGCTCCTTGACGGAGGTCTTGACCTCGTCGTCGGCGTTCTGGCGCTCCTGCTTGTCGGCGATCTGGTACACGGGCACCAGGCGGTCGTAGGCGCGACCGGCGACGAAGTCGTAGGTCTCCTGGCTGTAGGCCGGGAAGACGGGGAACGACTGGATCTCCTTCGACGCGGTACGAGCGACCTCGTTCTGCGCGTCGACGAGCTGGCGCAGGAACGGCTTCGCGGCCTCGAGGCCCTCGGCGACGACCTGCTCGTTGGGCTTGGTCGCGCCGCCCTTGATGAGGTTCCAGCTGCCCTCGGTGGCCTCGGCCTCCACCATCATGATGGCGACGTCGCCGTCGTCGAGCACGCGGCCCGCGACGATGAGGTCGAAGACGGCGTCCTCGAGCTGCTCGGCCTTGGGGAACGCGACCCACTGGTCGGCGTGCTCACCGTGGCCGGGGATCAGCGCGAGGCGGACACCGGCGATGGGACCCGAGAAGGGCAGACCCGAGATCTGGGTCGACATGGATGCCGCGTTGATGGCGAGGGCGTCGTAGAACTCGCCCGGCGCGATCGAGAGGACCGTGACGACGATCTGGACCTCGTTGCGCAGGCCGTCGACGAACGACGGACGCAGCGGGCGGTCGATGAGGCGGCACACGAGGATGGCCTCGGTCGAGGGGCGACCCTCACGGCGGAAGAACGAGCCGGGGATCTTGCCGGCGGCGTAGGAACGCTCTTCCACGTCGACGGTCAGCGGGAAGAAGTCGAAGCCTTCACGCGGGTGCTTGCCGGCGCTGGTGGCCGACAGGAGCATCGTCTCTTCGTCGAGGTAGGCGGCGACGGCGCCCTGGGCCTGCTGAGCGAGGCGACCGGTCTCGAAACGGATGGTGCGGGTGCCGAAGCGGCCGTTGTCGAGAACGGCTTCAGCGGCGGTGATTTCTGGACCTTCCAAGAGGTCCCTCCTTCTTTGTTTAGGCTCGCCGCCCCGTGTGGGCGACGAGCTGACATGCGAAGGAGCAGGAACAGGCAGAAAGGGCGCGCCGACATGTCGACCCGGAAATCCCGGCGACTGGCCACCAGTAGACGACCACCCGGCGAGCGACGGGGAGTCCACCACAGGGGACCAGCGTCTGCCAGCCTGCTCCGTGTGCTCATATGTAATTGAGCGGATGCCAAGACGGCACCCCGAAAGAGCCTAGCAGCGCCGTGATGATTCGGGTGGTTCCGACACGGCGCGACGAATACAGTGGCCTCATGGGCCTCATTCGTCGCACCAGTCACACGCTTCTCGCGTGCGCGCTGATCGGCGCCGCCGTCGCCCCCGCGCCCGCCTGGGCCTCGACCTCGTCGTCCGTCGTCCTCACCGCCGCAGCCGACGAGAACGACCCCGCCGTCATCGAGGTGAAAAAGGAGCTGGACGCCGCTGAGGCCTCCGCCGCGGCGGCATCGCGGCGTGCCCTCGACGCCTCCGCGGAAGCCGAGCGGACGCGCGTGCTCGCCGAGTCCACCGCCGCACGCGCCGAGGCCCTCAGCGCGCAGAGTTCGGCCGCCGACGCTGCTCTGGCATCCGCCCACGCACGCGCCGGGGCGAGCGCTGCTCGCCTCTACCGCACCACGGGCAACGGACCGCTCGTGGCCCAGCTGCTCACCAGCGCCGACCCCGACTCGCTCCTGGAGCGTCTGGGAATCCTCGACCGTGTCGCGACCCTGACGACGCGCGACGCCGGCGAAGCGCGGAGCGCGGCGGATGTCGCGACCTCGCTTCGAGCGCAGGCCGATGCGGCCCGCACCGAAGCCGCGCGCCTGGCGACGGAATCCGCGGCGACAGCCGCCACCGCCCAGACCGAGGCCGACAC
This portion of the Microbacterium testaceum StLB037 genome encodes:
- a CDS encoding class I SAM-dependent methyltransferase, which codes for MSDDGGVSETDATRRFYDTIAAAYAAALPETRAEASLDLGTIAQFVADLPDGDGPIVDAGCGTGRLLTHLAALGVSPLTGVDLSPAMVAHARTAHPEVPIEVAELTALPFPDATVRGILCWYAIIHSDADDVAAICREARRVLRPGGVILLGFQAGSGNRRIERAYGHDIAMNAVLHEPAAIARTLEAEAFDVTAIAERAARGRERHAQGFVLARRR
- a CDS encoding histidine phosphatase family protein; its protein translation is MTHYIYLVRHGEHQDAEHGLADGPLSPRGQRQAALIADRLSGLPLDAVWHSPLERAAQTANAVAERLPSVSPEPSALLFDCVPTGMTPETPAAYEPFFGSVTEAEIDAGRAQMADATAEFLARKTGEVHELLITHNFVISWFVREVLQAPDWRWMTINQAYCGLTVIAQKKGRPWTLLSHNDLAHLPVELRTGLVDPLPV
- a CDS encoding aldo/keto reductase, which gives rise to MSGSGVENVPSARLRRDRPPHPSAPVTLQGPGLGSHVRVPLGETGFDVFPLFLGGGEFGWNVDAKSSHDILDAYAELGGNALHTADSYAAGRSEFIIGEWMRTRRVRDDVVLTVRVGRHPDNPGLDSVNLVRAVEASLQRLGTDRIDVLSLDAARGDAAILEDTLATSEWLVESGKVRAIGAHGYTAAQLVEARILSSAGYPRITVLDVPYNVLRRDEFDGDLRLIAAAQGIAVTPSHPLAHGFLAGETRTRDQQSRSVRGSQLAMHLNRRGSKVLRALDAVGTELGIPDAAVAVAWLLAQKIVAAPIVNAFAPRHVVECMRAVGVRLSRAQLSDIARAAE
- a CDS encoding polyribonucleotide nucleotidyltransferase is translated as MEGPEITAAEAVLDNGRFGTRTIRFETGRLAQQAQGAVAAYLDEETMLLSATSAGKHPREGFDFFPLTVDVEERSYAAGKIPGSFFRREGRPSTEAILVCRLIDRPLRPSFVDGLRNEVQIVVTVLSIAPGEFYDALAINAASMSTQISGLPFSGPIAGVRLALIPGHGEHADQWVAFPKAEQLEDAVFDLIVAGRVLDDGDVAIMMVEAEATEGSWNLIKGGATKPNEQVVAEGLEAAKPFLRQLVDAQNEVARTASKEIQSFPVFPAYSQETYDFVAGRAYDRLVPVYQIADKQERQNADDEVKTSVKEQLLAAVESGELPAVATLEFNAAYKSVTKTIVRGRILAEGVRMDGRGLADIRPLDAEVQVIPRVHGSAIFQRGETQILGVTTLNMLKMEQQIDSLSPITSKRYLHHYNFPPYSTGETGRVGSPKRREIGHGFLAERALVPVLPSREEFPYAIRQVSEALGSNGSTSMGSVCASTLSLLNAGVPLRAPVAGIAMGLVTDEVDGQTRYAALTDILGAEDALGDMDFKVAGTAEFITAIQLDTKLDGIPSSVLAAALTQAKEARLTILNVLNAAIDAPDEMAPTAPRVISVQIPVDKIGELIGPKGKTINSIQDETGAQISIEDDGTVYIGATDGPSAEAARAQVNAIANPTNPEVGEQFLGTVVKIATFGAFVSLLPGKDGLLHVSEVRKLAGGKRVENVEDVLSVGRKILVRITKIDDRGKLSLEPVLDEDAATPEAADTQSSAAASEGPEAPAEG